The following nucleotide sequence is from Roseivirga sp. BDSF3-8.
CTTTACCAAGAGGGAATACAAACGAGAAGTCATCACCCTCCTTTACAGCCGGACCATCAATGTAACTGTTTGCATTGCCTGAGTTAGTCGTAGCTCCTTCGGTAAAAGTTACTGGGTGGGCATCCGATGAGATAAAGACTCCACGCCGAAGTCTCATTTCTCCTGTTACTCTTAATCCTGACTGGAGATAAAGGAAAGATCCGGGTACCTTATCCACCTCCATATCATTAAAGACAATATCGTTACTACCTCCTTTACTCAGGGTAAGGTCAAAGCGGTTAAGTCTTCCCGCCAGTTCGGCAAATGTCGTAAATACTCTCAGCTTCCAGTTACCGGCATAAGTACCGTTATAAGTTGAGAGAGTTTCCTCCGGGCGGTATACGCCGGACAGGTTAACATTCTGAATACTAGGGGGGAGGGGTTGTCCTGTGTCGCGGAAAGTGACATTATCCAGGTCTTCTCCATTTTGTCCGCGGCCCTCAATAAGTTTGATCTGTTTGCCATCAGGAGCTACGAGGTAAAGCGTGATATTACGCATCTTATCATAGTCCAGGTCTACCGTCACACTTTTCAGACCTGAAAACCCTGAGTTCGGCACAGATATAGTCGTTTCTGATACCAGCCCCAGACCTGTTGCCGCCCAGGTACTACCCGGACTTACAGAGAGAGTACTGTCGTTAGTAACGCCAAATCCATTATTAACTATGTTTTGATCTGCACTGCCGGAAAACAAAACCTTTCCGGAGCCTTCCACCGTGAACACTCCGTTATTTATGAAATCACCGGCAATTTCAAGAGTGGTACCATCCTTTACTGTCAGAAAACTTCCTGATTCAATAGTAAGGTCATGCGTTTGAGCATCTGTATCAATATCCACAAAAACCGGACTAACGCATCCAATCGTTACATCATCTGCTACGGTGGGCAGTGAGGTGGCTGCTCCCCATACCACAGGCTGACTCCATTTGCCAGACTCTACCGGCTGCAGGCCGCTACCCTGTGTTCCGGGTGTTTGGGTATAATCCACATAAGAATCAGAAAATATACCTTCCCCTATCAGGTAAAAGCGATACACGTAGCTTGTACCTGGTGTAAACGTTCCGTCTGAAAATGCCCGGGCATCCGGTGGCAGTCTCTTGATTACCTGAAATGCTTCATCTGAAGCATTGGCTGGCTTTCTCATCACTACAATACCTGCCTCTGTAATACCATTCTCGTCAAACTGAACATTGAATACATTTGGAGAAGGACAAGTGGAATTGATGTTACTTACAATACCTGCAGGCTTATTATTCGAAACAAATGTGAAGTACTTCCTTCCACCATTTACATCGAAGACGTCGAAGTTATCTACCGGCCCCACAGTATAATTCAATGTTGAAGACAGTAAATTTGTCACGGGGTTAATCGAGTAGTAATTTCCCGATTCAGGACCAATGCCGAAACCCATACGGTAGTAAGCATTCCGGTATCCGTTAGATAGTGAAATATTCCCGTATATAAAGTCTATCCTCCCTGGATCAGTAGAACCGGGAGCGGATTCGTAGAGTCTTACACGAAAGCTTCCGTTTGAATCGCCTGTACCCACTGGCATTTCCATATTTCGCCACTCAACCAAGAGTTGCCTGTTAGGGGCAGCACCCACCACACGGTAGTGTACCTTACCATTATTATTGGTGCCCCAGCCATCGTCTACTGTTTCATAATTGTCCCAGCAGAAACCAAAGAAGCATGTAGTACCGGTAATCCGCTGCACTGAGACACTAGTCAAAGGGACTATTCGTGCATTACCAGGTATGCCGTAAGTATTGGCGCCAGCCAGTACCTGCTCCGCACCAAGGCGTAGCACGCCATTCGTATTTACTGAAAAAGAGTTGTATACCTTTCCCATGTAAACAACATCAAAACCTATATCAGTTACCGGCGAGCTCACATCAGACTGGTTTGGTCCAATTAGCTGAGAGCTCCCACCCATACCGGCCATAGATCCGTTATTGCCCGAAGACATGACATACGAAGTGATATTTTGTGCAAAAGAAAAGCCGGTCAGCGATGAGAAAAATAAAAACAGCAGTATTACACGCATAAAGATCCGATTTTAGAATATAAAAATACGGATAACCTCAGCCAGCTTGCAATGAAGTGTAATAAATTATATAAAATTAGTCATACTTTGTGAGTTGAAACAACAACTTGATAAGAGGTATCCTGGTTAATTCCGGTAAATATCCGGTTGCCACTCTCTTTAAAGCAGGAGACCTGCATCTGATTAAGCTGCCTGGCTGCCGGTAAATGGAGATAGGTGAAAACCCCTATTTGATGTAAGGTTTTGTGATAGTAGATTAGACATTTAAATTAATAACCGAGATGAAAAAGAATATCACTAAACTTCCTGCCCTTTCGGTAATGAGTTTTAAGACCTCAGAGCCAACTAAGATGATAAAAGGGGGCTTTCGCACCATGGATCGTACCAACTGCTATAGTGGCTGTACGTGTATAGAACGGTGCCAGGTATAATTAATTTTACAGTCAGAGGATACAGTCCCTTGCTGCAGAGCTTATAATGTATAAAGAGACTGTACCTCATTTTTTACAATCCTTCTTTTTATCTCCCATCTCTCCGTACTTCTTATAAACACACATCCTGCATTCAGCCAGATAGACTAAGGATACTTGTTAATTAAACCCGTTAATAGAACTGAGATACTATTCTGCATTCTGATCCTAAAGTTTCGGCAAATGGAAAATAAAAAAGCAAGCCCTGCTAATATCATGGCCCTGGAGCGTACTAAACTCGCTAATGAAAGGACCTTCCTCGCTTATTTAAGAACATTCATTGTCTTTTTTAGCTCAGGGTTTGCCATACTTAAGATTGAGGTGCTCGATAATCTCACCATACTTGCTTATTTGTTCATAGCCACGGCCATACTCCTCCTGGTATTTGGGACAGTGCGTTTTATTCATGTCAGAAAACGAATCACGCGTTATCTGCAGTGAGGGGAAGTTTTGTCAGGTCCGATTAATGAGGGTTAACCCTCATTTTCAGTCAAATTGATTTAAACTATATTATGTATCCATTTAGCCTTATTGTGGAAAAGCGACTCCGGGCTTTAATCCCTGTGGACAAGTGCTTTAAGCCATAAAGAAGGCTGGATTGTTAAGGTATTGGCAGTTTTTCTTCTTCCCTGTATTCATCACCAGGTGATTTGAGGAGTTCAGGTAAAAATGAGTTGTCAGATGATTATTCTACCAAAAAAAGAGGTGTACCAGGTTACGTTATTGTGCCGGGTTTCATGAATGTATGTGGCCAATTCAATCACTAAGCAGTTGAGGAATACGTCGGTTTAGCTTGTAACTTTTTAAATTATACATATACGAAAAAGCAAAAAGTCAAACTCGAAAATTTGAAGATCAGAAGCTTTAAAACAGACATGATTACGGACCTTAAAGCTAAAGGTGGTACAGGATCAGCTATTGATTTCTCTAATTGTAGCTTTTGTTATTGTGACCACCACTAATAGGGTAGGCATATGATGAAAAAACAAAAAATTAAGCTGGCGAACCTTAAGATTACGAGCTTTAAGACTGAAACAGTGTCTGAAATAAAAGTCAGAGGCGGGGAAAGATCAGCTCTTAATCCACTGGGTACTTTTTGTAGTTGTGATTGCGATTTCACCTGATCAATAAAAGGTATTTTGGGGTTCCAGTTGGAATCCCGTTGTTTTATTAACCATAAATTTTTTCTTATGAAAAAGACCATTGAACTAAAGGATCTGAAAATTGAAAGCTTCAAGACCTCAGTATCCACTCAATTAAAAGGTGGGGCAAGAACCTGGGATTTTACCTTTTGCCATACAGCCTGCTCTTGCCCTATTACAGTTTAAACCCTTAGGCAATAGTTGAAATTAATGGGTTAGAAATGGATTTTTTCTATCCCGAAATTCACAAATACCCTTATTAGAAAATTTATCTGTTATGAAAAAGACTATTAAACTTCAGGACCTGCAAATTACCAGCTTCCTTACTTCTGAAAATGAACAGAAGAAAGTAAAAGGCGGAATTAAGACTGTTAATGTAACTGATTGTACCAATTGCAATGCATATGGATGCTGGCAGTGGTAAGTGCTCCATTTTTCTATAGTATAAAAAAGAAGGCCTTCCCGCGGGAAGGCCTTCTTTTTGGTTATCGTATTTCGTTTTTGCTTAGCTACCACAGGCGATACAATCGTCCGGATTGTCCAGGCTGCAGGCCATGTCACTGGCTTTTTGCGCCTGTAGCTCTTCTGCCGTAGGCTCTGCCTGACGTTGTTTCTCTACGGTGAACTTGATGGCGTCTGCCGCTGCCTTCGTACGCAGATAATACATACCCGTTTTCAGTCCCTTCTTCCATGCGTAAAAATGCATAGAAGTCAGCTTGCCAAAGTTAGGGTCTTGTATGTGCACGTTAAGGCTTTGGCTCTGGCATATGTAGGCACCACGGTCGGCCGCCATATCCAGGATAGCCCGCTGGCTGATCTCCCAAACTGTGCGGTAAAGGTCCTTGATATTCTGAGGGATGCCGGCAATATTCTGGATAGACCCATTAGCCTCAATCAGGCGGTTTTTCATTTCCTCATTCCACATGCCCAACTCGATCAGGTCTTTCATCAGGTGCTTGTTCACCACGATAAATTCACCGGACAGCGTACGGCGTGTATAGATGTTTGAGGTGTAAGGCTCAAAGCATTCATTATTACCGAGTATCTGTGAAGTGGAAGCCGTCGGCATTGGTGCCACTAGAAGTGAATTGCGTACACCGTGTTTCTTTACCTCACGCTTAAGGCTGTCCCAGTCCCAGCGGCCGCTGTCAGGCGTAACGCCCCACATATCGAACTGGAATATACCCTTGCTTACGGGAGAGCCTTTGAAAGTCTCATACGGCCCCTCTTCCATTGCCAGCTCCATAGAAGTTTCCATAGCGGCATAATATATGGTCTCGAATATATCCCTGTTCAGGCCACGAGCCTCTTCCGAATCAAAAGGCATCCGAAGCTGCATGAACGTATCTGCAAGCCCCTGCACACCCAGTCCGATAGGACGGTGGCGCATATTACTGTTACGCGCTTCTTTTACAGGGTAGTAGTTCACATCGATTACCTTATTCAGGTTACGTGTGGCTACCTTGGTTATTTCATAGAGCTTCTGATGATCGAACTTGCCGTCCTTCACATACTTCGGCAGGGCGATAGACGCAAGGTTACATACAGCAACTTCATCTTTGGAGGTATACTCCATTATTTCCGTACACAGGTTACTGCTGCGTATTGTACCAAGGTTCTTCTGGTTAGACTTCTTGTTAGCGGCATCTTTATAGAGCATATAAGGCACGCCGGTTTCAATCTGACTTTCTAGTATCTCAAACCACAGGTCCTGTGCTTTTATCGTCTTACGAGCTTTTCCTTCACGCTCATACTTTTCATACAGGCGCTCAAAGTCCTCTCCGTATTTATCATACAGGTCAGGAGCTTCATTAGGACAGAAGAGTGACCACTCGAGGTTTTCTTCCACACGCTTCATGAAGAGATCAGGAATCCATAGTGCGTAGAAGAGGTCGCGTGCCCGAAGCTCTTCCTTTCCGTGGTTTTTCTTAAGGTCAAGGAACTGGAAGACATCCGCATGCCAGGGCTCCAGGTATACCGCAAAACTACCTTTACGCTTTCCACCCCCCTGGTCTACGTAGCGTGCAGTCATATCGAAGTTCCGAAGCATAGGTACGATACCATTAGAAGTGCCGTTGGTGCCACGAATATAAGAGCCGGTAGCACGTACGTTGTGTATGCTCAGTCCGATTCCTCCTGCAGACTGGCTGATCTTAGCGCATTGCTTTAGCGTATCGTAAATACCATCAATACTATCATCCTGCATGCTGAGCAGGAAACAGCTTGATAGCTGAGGCTTAGGCGTACCTGCATTAAAGAGGGTAGGGGTTGCATGTGTAAACCACTTCTCTGAAAGCAAATTGTACGTTTCCAGTGCCTTATCTATATCATTCTGATGTATGCCCACCGCCACACGCATAAGCATATGCTGAGGACGCTCCACGATTTTTCCGTCAAGTTTTATAAGGTAGCTGCGTTCCAGCGTCTTAAAGCCAAAGAAGTCGTAGTTGAAGTCACGGCTATAATCTATGGCCGCATCCAGGCGGGCAGCATGTTTTTTAATTACACCATACACATCTTTCGAGATAAGAGAAGCATTTTCCCCTGTCTTCGGATCTATGAAAGTGTAAAGTCTTTTCATCGTATTAGAAAAAGACTGACTGGTTACCTTATGCAGGTTACTGATAGCTATACGCGCGGCAAGTATGGCAAAGTCAGGATGGCGCGTTGTCATCGATGCACATATCTCTGCTGCCAGATTGTCCAGTTCTACTGTAGACACACCGTCATAAAGACCAGCGATAACTTTGCGGGCAATATCTACAGGATCAATATATTGGCGATCCAGACCGTAGCATAGTTTTTCTATGCGGGCCGTTATTTTATCAAATTTGACACTTTCGCGTCTTCCGTCTCTTTTGACTACTAACATGCTTGAGGAATTGAGGGGATATTCGGTGTTTTTGTTAATGAATGTATCAAAAATCTTCGTCTAGCGAAAATTTCGGAACATCATTTTCCTTATCCTTCATAACGCCGGCTTTTTGATATTCGCCTACACGTTTTTCGAAGAAGTTCGTTTTGCCTTGCAACGAGATCATTTCCATGAAGTCGAAAGGATTTTTGCTGTTAAAGACTTTGTCACAATTCAGTTCACTCAACAGGCGATCAGCAACAAACTCGATGTATTGACACATCAGGTCGGCATTCATACCTATCAGGTTTACAGGTAGGGCGTCAGTTACAAACTCTTTTTCGATTTCAACGGCATTGGTTATGATCTCACGTACCGTTTCTTCAGGTAGTTTATTTATCAGGTGGTTGTTATACAAAAGACAGGCGAAATCGCAGTGGAGACCTTCATCCCTGGATATAAGCTCATTACTGAAGCTCAGCCCAGGCATAAGGCCACGCTTTTTCAGCCAAAAGATTGAGCAGAAACTGCCAGAGAAGAAAATACCCTCTACAGCGGCAAAAGCCACTATGCGCTCAGCAAATGATCCGTTTTCAATCCAGCGCAGGGCCCAATCGGCTTTCTTCTTTACACAATCAAGCCTGTCAATCGCATTAAAAAGCTGGTCCTTTGTTTTAGGATCTTTTATATACGTATCTATCAGGAGGGAGTAGGTTTCGCTATGTATGTTTTCCATAGCGATCTGGAAGCCGTAAAAAAACTTGGCTTCCGTGTACTGTACTTCATTGATGAAATTCTCCGCCAGGTTCTCATTGACAATACCATCGCTGGCGGCAAAGAATGCCAGTACGTGAGAGATAAAATGTCTCTCTCCGTCATTCAACGCTTCCCAGTCTTTCATGTCATGGCTTAGATCTATTTCTTCTGCAGTCCAGAAGCTGGCCTCTGCCTTTTTATAGAACTGCCAAATGTCATCGTGCTGAATAGGGAAAAGAACAAAACGGTTTTTGTTCTCCCTCAACAAGGGCTCGTCCTGATTTCTGCTCCGATCGGTCATATTGCCTGTTATTTTCTTACCTACTGAATGAATACCCGGGTAGATTGTTTCACAAACTTTGCCGGTAAGCTGGCTGGAGTTCTTGGTAATAGTTAAATACAAATAAAGCGAAAGACTCATTTATTATCAACGTGAAAAAAACAGGCCGCGAAAAAGTCCATAAATGGCGCTATTACAGGCCATTTGCTTTAAGTAAAATGATGTAAAGGACTGAAAATCAGAGTAAAAAAAACTTATCCACAATTGCAATGATGGCTCTTATCTGTCCTGAAAGGGGTTACGGCCCATATGGGAATCATGTCCTAAAAAGCCCATTGAAAGGGTCAGGTTTTGGCAGTATTTAAAAAATACAATTTTCATTTTCTGTTGATGGTGCCACGCTTGTATCTGAACTGTTAATTTTTTATTATTAAAAGTTTTACGTCCTGTTAAGAAGCTTACCTGAGTATGTTTTTGGTATTCCGGTGATCAATCAGTTTCCTTTCTGCCGGTCTGATTCATTATACCAGAACAAATAAAGTTACCCATTT
It contains:
- a CDS encoding ribonucleoside-diphosphate reductase subunit alpha, translating into MLVVKRDGRRESVKFDKITARIEKLCYGLDRQYIDPVDIARKVIAGLYDGVSTVELDNLAAEICASMTTRHPDFAILAARIAISNLHKVTSQSFSNTMKRLYTFIDPKTGENASLISKDVYGVIKKHAARLDAAIDYSRDFNYDFFGFKTLERSYLIKLDGKIVERPQHMLMRVAVGIHQNDIDKALETYNLLSEKWFTHATPTLFNAGTPKPQLSSCFLLSMQDDSIDGIYDTLKQCAKISQSAGGIGLSIHNVRATGSYIRGTNGTSNGIVPMLRNFDMTARYVDQGGGKRKGSFAVYLEPWHADVFQFLDLKKNHGKEELRARDLFYALWIPDLFMKRVEENLEWSLFCPNEAPDLYDKYGEDFERLYEKYEREGKARKTIKAQDLWFEILESQIETGVPYMLYKDAANKKSNQKNLGTIRSSNLCTEIMEYTSKDEVAVCNLASIALPKYVKDGKFDHQKLYEITKVATRNLNKVIDVNYYPVKEARNSNMRHRPIGLGVQGLADTFMQLRMPFDSEEARGLNRDIFETIYYAAMETSMELAMEEGPYETFKGSPVSKGIFQFDMWGVTPDSGRWDWDSLKREVKKHGVRNSLLVAPMPTASTSQILGNNECFEPYTSNIYTRRTLSGEFIVVNKHLMKDLIELGMWNEEMKNRLIEANGSIQNIAGIPQNIKDLYRTVWEISQRAILDMAADRGAYICQSQSLNVHIQDPNFGKLTSMHFYAWKKGLKTGMYYLRTKAAADAIKFTVEKQRQAEPTAEELQAQKASDMACSLDNPDDCIACGS
- a CDS encoding DUF202 domain-containing protein, coding for MENKKASPANIMALERTKLANERTFLAYLRTFIVFFSSGFAILKIEVLDNLTILAYLFIATAILLLVFGTVRFIHVRKRITRYLQ
- a CDS encoding ribonucleoside-diphosphate reductase small subunit; the protein is MTDRSRNQDEPLLRENKNRFVLFPIQHDDIWQFYKKAEASFWTAEEIDLSHDMKDWEALNDGERHFISHVLAFFAASDGIVNENLAENFINEVQYTEAKFFYGFQIAMENIHSETYSLLIDTYIKDPKTKDQLFNAIDRLDCVKKKADWALRWIENGSFAERIVAFAAVEGIFFSGSFCSIFWLKKRGLMPGLSFSNELISRDEGLHCDFACLLYNNHLINKLPEETVREIITNAVEIEKEFVTDALPVNLIGMNADLMCQYIEFVADRLLSELNCDKVFNSKNPFDFMEMISLQGKTNFFEKRVGEYQKAGVMKDKENDVPKFSLDEDF
- a CDS encoding T9SS type A sorting domain-containing protein, coding for MRVILLFLFFSSLTGFSFAQNITSYVMSSGNNGSMAGMGGSSQLIGPNQSDVSSPVTDIGFDVVYMGKVYNSFSVNTNGVLRLGAEQVLAGANTYGIPGNARIVPLTSVSVQRITGTTCFFGFCWDNYETVDDGWGTNNNGKVHYRVVGAAPNRQLLVEWRNMEMPVGTGDSNGSFRVRLYESAPGSTDPGRIDFIYGNISLSNGYRNAYYRMGFGIGPESGNYYSINPVTNLLSSTLNYTVGPVDNFDVFDVNGGRKYFTFVSNNKPAGIVSNINSTCPSPNVFNVQFDENGITEAGIVVMRKPANASDEAFQVIKRLPPDARAFSDGTFTPGTSYVYRFYLIGEGIFSDSYVDYTQTPGTQGSGLQPVESGKWSQPVVWGAATSLPTVADDVTIGCVSPVFVDIDTDAQTHDLTIESGSFLTVKDGTTLEIAGDFINNGVFTVEGSGKVLFSGSADQNIVNNGFGVTNDSTLSVSPGSTWAATGLGLVSETTISVPNSGFSGLKSVTVDLDYDKMRNITLYLVAPDGKQIKLIEGRGQNGEDLDNVTFRDTGQPLPPSIQNVNLSGVYRPEETLSTYNGTYAGNWKLRVFTTFAELAGRLNRFDLTLSKGGSNDIVFNDMEVDKVPGSFLYLQSGLRVTGEMRLRRGVFISSDAHPVTFTEGATTNSGNANSYIDGPAVKEGDDFSFVFPLGKDGKWAPLRIWNPRGADSNLKMRAEYFNNKPGDVDNLKAGLERVSKLEYWDIHHDEGSLGSIDMTFYWKNADESDITDLTMGDLVIAHYTGGQWQSEGGSFISGSATGGSAEGGLEVTGISSFSPFTFGSSTGLNPLPVELLYFEGEGTLSGNMLEWATTIEKQNDRFELYRSRNARDWSLLTTVKGAGDSEEKTTYSYLDASVQGGDYYYMLKQYDVDGTSEQLDIVRVSSIMQGVSLSAYPNPVSSESRLLTVSGSQVNGEASIELMAVDGRIVRQMQISGNGEPIEVNCEGVPAGVYLLRLSDGHTLETVQVMFR
- a CDS encoding pinensin family lanthipeptide yields the protein MKKTIKLQDLQITSFLTSENEQKKVKGGIKTVNVTDCTNCNAYGCWQW